The following proteins come from a genomic window of Yinghuangia sp. ASG 101:
- a CDS encoding aminotransferase-like domain-containing protein, with protein MNVPQSSPGSRLDNFVDRYAARTAGMTASEVRALFAVASRPEVVSLAGGMPNINALPLDAVADTVARLVAERGTVALQYGSGQGDEKLRTQICEVMRLEGIEAHPDDVTVTVGSQHALDLVTRVFIDPGDVILAEAPSYVGALSTFASYQADVVHVGMDEDGLVPEHLDNAIAAVHKSGKRAKFLYTIPNFHNPMGVCLAPERRARILEVCRRHDLLIIEDNPYGLLGFDGEPMRALRADEADGVVYLGSFSKTFAPGLRVGWAVAPHAVREKLVLAAEASVLSPPVFSQMTVSAYLETQPWRAQIKTYREMYRERRDAMLDALKTHMPPGTTWTDPAGGFFVWVTLPEGLDAKAMLPRAVTARVAYVPGTAFYADGFGASSMRLSFCYPTPDRIREGVRRLASVIAQELELRTMFGTPPGRSLPGADSPTSQAPSPDLA; from the coding sequence GTGAACGTCCCGCAGAGCTCCCCCGGATCCCGTCTCGACAATTTCGTCGACCGCTACGCCGCCCGCACCGCCGGCATGACGGCATCCGAGGTCCGAGCTCTGTTCGCCGTGGCATCACGGCCCGAGGTCGTCTCACTCGCCGGCGGCATGCCGAACATCAACGCGCTGCCGCTGGACGCCGTCGCCGACACCGTCGCGCGGCTGGTCGCCGAGCGCGGCACCGTCGCGCTGCAGTACGGCTCGGGCCAGGGCGACGAGAAGCTGCGCACCCAGATCTGCGAGGTCATGCGGCTCGAAGGCATCGAGGCGCATCCCGACGACGTCACGGTCACGGTCGGCTCGCAGCACGCGCTCGACCTCGTCACGCGCGTCTTCATCGACCCGGGCGACGTCATCCTCGCCGAGGCGCCCAGCTACGTCGGCGCGCTGTCGACGTTCGCGTCCTATCAGGCGGACGTCGTCCACGTCGGCATGGACGAGGACGGCCTGGTCCCCGAGCACCTCGACAACGCGATCGCCGCGGTCCACAAGTCGGGGAAGCGGGCCAAGTTCCTCTACACGATCCCCAACTTCCACAACCCGATGGGCGTCTGCCTCGCGCCGGAGCGGCGTGCGCGGATCCTGGAGGTCTGCCGGCGCCACGACCTGCTGATCATCGAGGACAACCCCTACGGCCTGCTGGGCTTCGACGGCGAGCCCATGCGCGCGCTGCGTGCGGACGAAGCCGACGGGGTCGTCTACCTCGGTTCGTTCTCGAAGACGTTCGCGCCGGGCCTCCGCGTCGGCTGGGCGGTGGCGCCACACGCGGTCCGCGAGAAGCTCGTGCTGGCGGCCGAGGCGTCGGTGCTCAGCCCGCCGGTCTTCTCGCAGATGACGGTGTCGGCGTACCTGGAGACGCAGCCGTGGCGGGCGCAGATCAAAACCTACCGCGAGATGTACCGCGAGCGGCGGGACGCGATGCTCGACGCGCTGAAGACCCACATGCCGCCCGGCACGACGTGGACCGATCCCGCCGGGGGCTTCTTCGTCTGGGTGACGCTGCCGGAGGGTCTCGACGCCAAGGCGATGCTGCCGCGCGCGGTCACCGCGCGCGTCGCCTACGTCCCGGGAACGGCCTTCTACGCCGACGGGTTCGGGGCGTCCTCGATGCGGCTGTCGTTCTGCTACCCGACGCCCGACCGGATCCGCGAGGGCGTGCGCCGACTCGCCTCGGTCATCGCGCAGGAGCTGGAACTCCGGACGATGTTCGGCACCCCGCCCGGCCGCTCGCTGCCGGGCGCGGACTCGCCGACCTCGCAGGCGCCCAGTCCCGATCTCGCCTGA
- a CDS encoding D-alanine--D-alanine ligase family protein, with protein sequence MSDLGRVVVLAGGLSHERDVSLRSGRRIADALRATDVDVEVLDVDGRLLATLASDRPDVVFPALHGAYGEDGAIRDVLDLVGVPYVGSPPDACRLAFDKPMAKAALRAAGVRTPDSVALPHDTFRDLGASAVLDAIVARLGLPLFVKPTRGGSALGASVARTVEELSSSMVGAFAYGDVALVETFLQGTEVAVSVVDTGNGAEALPIVEIIPDSGVYDYTARYTAGTTEFFVPSRLAPNAAEKAAQAALTAHRVLRLRDVSRTDLIVDADGTPWFLEANVAPGMTETSLLPQATAAAGLDAGVLYRELLHRAVSRST encoded by the coding sequence ATGAGCGACCTCGGCCGCGTCGTCGTACTCGCCGGCGGGCTCTCCCACGAGCGCGACGTCTCCCTGCGGTCGGGCCGCCGCATCGCGGACGCGCTCCGGGCGACCGATGTGGACGTCGAGGTGCTGGATGTCGACGGGCGCCTGCTGGCCACCTTGGCGAGCGATCGGCCGGACGTCGTGTTCCCGGCGCTGCACGGCGCCTACGGCGAGGACGGCGCGATCCGCGACGTGCTCGACCTGGTCGGTGTTCCCTACGTGGGGTCGCCGCCGGACGCCTGTCGGCTGGCCTTCGACAAGCCGATGGCGAAAGCCGCGCTGCGGGCCGCCGGCGTGCGCACCCCGGATTCGGTCGCGTTGCCGCACGACACGTTCCGCGACCTCGGGGCCTCGGCGGTGCTGGATGCGATCGTCGCGCGACTGGGGCTGCCGCTCTTCGTGAAGCCGACACGAGGCGGATCGGCACTCGGCGCCTCGGTGGCGCGCACGGTCGAGGAGTTGTCCTCGTCCATGGTCGGAGCGTTCGCGTACGGCGACGTCGCGCTCGTCGAGACCTTCCTGCAGGGCACCGAGGTGGCGGTGTCGGTGGTGGACACCGGGAACGGCGCCGAGGCGCTGCCGATCGTCGAGATCATCCCGGATTCCGGGGTGTACGACTACACGGCCCGCTACACGGCCGGAACGACCGAGTTCTTCGTCCCGTCCCGGCTCGCTCCGAACGCGGCTGAGAAGGCCGCTCAGGCGGCTCTGACGGCCCACCGGGTGCTGCGGCTGCGCGACGTCTCCCGGACGGACCTCATCGTCGACGCCGACGGCACCCCGTGGTTCCTGGAGGCCAACGTCGCCCCCGGGATGACGGAGACGAGCCTGCTCCCGCAGGCGACCGCCGCGGCGGGTCTCGACGCCGGGGTCCTGTACCGCGAACTCCTGCACCGGGCCGTGTCGCGTTCCACGTGA
- a CDS encoding ParB/RepB/Spo0J family partition protein, with protein MNERRRGLGRGLSSLIPPGEPVAAASALSSTVPEPKPSSTSWPVVIPDPAAPEDDIAGSEADSPGASDGPVDGAYFAELPVDAIARNPRQPREVFSEDAMRELAHSIREVGLLQPIVVRQTGPDAYELIMGERRLRASKEAGLTEIPAIVRATDDNKLLLDALLENLHRADLNAIEEAAAYDQLLRDFACTQEALADRIGRSRPQVTNTLRLLKLPPEVQAKIQAGTLAASHARALLGLKDPREQIDLAKRIIAEELTVRTVEEIVLLRKAEEQRNAPAKPKRSGLRAGKRVSPALSDLASRLKDRFETSVSVDLGQKKGKIVVEFASIEDLERILGVMAPGEGRLLATQLSPAPQSAEEPSAAH; from the coding sequence GTGAACGAGCGCCGCAGGGGGCTGGGCCGGGGACTCTCCTCGTTGATCCCGCCGGGAGAACCGGTCGCCGCGGCATCGGCGCTGTCGTCCACGGTCCCCGAGCCCAAGCCGTCGTCGACGTCGTGGCCCGTGGTGATCCCGGACCCGGCGGCCCCCGAGGACGACATCGCGGGGTCGGAGGCGGACTCCCCCGGCGCGTCCGACGGACCGGTCGACGGCGCCTACTTCGCCGAGTTGCCCGTCGACGCGATCGCCCGCAACCCGCGGCAGCCGCGCGAGGTCTTCTCCGAAGACGCCATGAGGGAACTGGCCCACTCCATCAGGGAAGTGGGACTGCTCCAGCCGATCGTCGTGCGGCAGACCGGCCCGGACGCGTACGAGCTCATCATGGGTGAGCGCCGGCTGCGTGCCTCGAAGGAGGCCGGACTCACCGAGATCCCGGCCATCGTGCGGGCCACGGACGACAACAAGCTGCTTCTCGACGCCCTGCTGGAGAACCTGCACCGGGCGGACCTCAACGCGATCGAAGAGGCGGCAGCGTACGACCAGTTGCTGCGCGACTTCGCGTGTACGCAGGAGGCGCTGGCCGACCGGATCGGCCGGTCCCGGCCGCAGGTGACCAACACGCTGCGGCTGCTGAAGCTGCCGCCGGAGGTCCAGGCCAAGATCCAGGCGGGCACGCTGGCGGCGAGCCACGCGCGGGCGCTGCTCGGGCTCAAGGACCCCCGCGAGCAGATCGATCTCGCGAAGCGCATCATCGCCGAAGAGCTGACGGTCCGGACGGTCGAGGAGATCGTGTTGCTCCGCAAGGCGGAGGAGCAGCGCAACGCGCCCGCGAAGCCCAAGCGCAGCGGGCTGCGGGCCGGCAAGCGTGTCTCCCCCGCACTCAGCGACCTCGCGAGCCGGTTGAAGGACCGCTTCGAGACCAGCGTCAGCGTCGACCTCGGACAGAAGAAGGGCAAGATCGTCGTCGAGTTCGCCTCGATCGAGGACCTTGAGCGCATCCTCGGCGTCATGGCTCCCGGCGAGGGCAGGCTGCTGGCCACTCAGCTCAGTCCGGCGCCGCAGAGCGCCGAGGAACCGAGCGCCGCGCACTGA